A genomic segment from Chitinophagaceae bacterium encodes:
- a CDS encoding DUF2249 domain-containing protein: protein MVKINIDTKISTLLKSHPGALEAIISLSPKFNKLRNPILRKLMASRTSIAMASKVGDVSVTDFFNTLQQLGFEADRNEEQKDGNIQQPLPEFLKNVKKENITQLDVRPVIQNGKDPFNLIINAVKQLPQGGILKLINSFEPAPLIPILTRQGFNAYVETVSDTVINTYFFKKDNTGFSEPEKTSNTEDWQSKLEYYKDKLVSIDVREMEMPLPMMTILEELEQLPKDKALFVYHKRIPVFLLPELKDRNFEYRINEISDADVHLLIFKE from the coding sequence ATGGTAAAAATAAATATTGATACAAAAATTTCAACATTACTTAAAAGCCACCCCGGAGCTTTGGAGGCAATCATCAGCCTTTCTCCAAAGTTCAACAAGTTGCGGAACCCAATTTTAAGAAAACTTATGGCTTCCCGAACCTCCATAGCCATGGCCAGTAAAGTAGGCGATGTGAGTGTAACTGATTTTTTTAATACACTACAGCAATTGGGTTTTGAAGCTGACCGAAATGAAGAACAAAAAGATGGGAATATACAACAACCATTGCCGGAATTTTTAAAAAATGTAAAAAAAGAAAACATCACTCAACTAGATGTAAGGCCGGTAATTCAAAATGGCAAAGATCCGTTTAACCTCATTATAAATGCCGTTAAGCAATTACCGCAGGGAGGTATTTTAAAATTGATAAATAGTTTTGAGCCCGCTCCTTTAATTCCTATACTAACCAGGCAAGGCTTTAATGCTTATGTAGAAACCGTTAGCGACACCGTGATAAACACCTATTTTTTTAAAAAAGACAATACAGGATTTTCAGAACCTGAAAAAACTTCCAATACCGAAGACTGGCAAAGCAAACTGGAATATTATAAGGATAAGCTGGTGAGCATTGATGTTCGTGAAATGGAAATGCCCTTGCCCATGATGACAATTTTAGAAGAACTAGAACAACTTCCCAAAGATAAAGCCTTATTTGTTTACCATAAACGCATCCCCGTATTTTTATTGCCCGAACTAAAAGACCGGAATTTTGAATACCGAATAAATGAAATAAGCGATGCTGATGTACATTTATTGATTTTTAAAGAGTAA
- a CDS encoding cytochrome C oxidase subunit I, whose product MIASKPGSPLLSTTSYKVVLPFYLYAAFSFFAATALLFFSTDAFLKHYFQPHLLAITHIMALGWGTMVILGASHQLVPVLIEGKLYSNKLAYTSFVLAAIGIPLLCYGFYEFNMGAPAKWGGRFVVLALLAYLINIGISISKSKNENVHAVFVFTSVLWLFITVALGLALVYNFTFTFMRHNSVHYLPLHVHIGIIGWFLLLVIGVASRLIPLFLISKFSNPGILWLIFWLVNLSLLLFILIFYFLPISYSLIPDVMLFAAILLFIYYCIAAYKQRIRKQVDEQVRLSLLSAIMMALPLILLFIILLIFINRKAENNAFMVAYGFIIFFGWITAIILGMTFKTLPFIVWNKVYRKRSGQGKTPSPKDMFSNTVFKIMCIAYLLGFIIFICGLLFPQSILLKPGALLLLITAILYNWNVIKIFTHKAQLK is encoded by the coding sequence ATGATAGCTTCAAAACCAGGATCCCCATTGCTGAGTACTACATCTTACAAAGTAGTATTACCTTTTTATTTATATGCAGCCTTTTCTTTTTTTGCAGCTACGGCACTTTTATTTTTTTCTACCGATGCATTTTTAAAGCATTATTTTCAGCCGCACTTATTGGCCATCACCCATATAATGGCGCTGGGCTGGGGCACTATGGTTATACTTGGGGCAAGCCACCAGCTGGTACCTGTATTAATTGAAGGAAAATTATACAGCAATAAATTAGCATACACTTCATTTGTACTGGCAGCAATTGGTATACCGCTCCTTTGTTACGGGTTTTATGAATTTAATATGGGAGCTCCTGCAAAATGGGGCGGCAGGTTTGTGGTACTTGCCCTATTGGCTTATCTCATTAATATTGGTATAAGCATTTCAAAAAGTAAAAACGAAAATGTACACGCTGTATTTGTATTTACTTCCGTTTTGTGGTTATTTATTACTGTGGCCCTGGGCCTGGCGCTTGTGTACAATTTTACGTTTACTTTTATGCGGCATAATTCGGTACATTATCTTCCACTACATGTACATATCGGAATTATTGGATGGTTCCTGCTTTTGGTAATTGGTGTAGCTTCCCGGTTAATTCCATTATTTCTTATTTCAAAATTTTCAAACCCAGGTATATTGTGGTTAATATTTTGGTTAGTAAACCTTTCGTTGCTATTGTTTATCCTTATCTTTTATTTTTTGCCTATTTCTTATTCTCTTATTCCCGATGTAATGCTTTTTGCAGCAATTTTACTATTTATTTATTATTGTATTGCAGCATACAAACAACGGATTAGGAAACAAGTTGATGAACAGGTAAGGTTGTCTCTATTATCTGCCATAATGATGGCATTGCCTTTAATTTTACTCTTTATTATACTCCTTATTTTTATTAACAGGAAGGCAGAAAACAATGCCTTTATGGTAGCGTACGGCTTTATCATTTTTTTTGGATGGATAACGGCCATAATTTTAGGAATGACATTTAAAACCCTGCCGTTTATTGTTTGGAACAAAGTATATCGCAAGCGATCAGGGCAGGGAAAAACACCCAGCCCAAAAGATATGTTCAGTAATACTGTTTTTAAAATAATGTGTATAGCCTACTTGCTGGGTTTTATTATTTTCATTTGCGGGCTTTTGTTTCCCCAATCTATCCTATTAAAACCCGGAGCACTGTTATTGTTGATCACAGCAATTTTGTACAACTGGAATGTAATAAAAATTTTTACCCATAAAGCACAACTAAAATGA
- a CDS encoding metal-sulfur cluster assembly factor produces the protein MSVTTNNEIKCNIALSGLYNVYDPEIGLNVVDLGLVYELQFEEDTQKIICTMTLTTEFCPMGESITSDVTHSLQQSFASYQIEVNLIFEPHWNVNMVSDEGREFLGR, from the coding sequence ATGAGTGTAACCACCAATAATGAAATAAAATGCAATATTGCCCTATCGGGCCTTTATAATGTTTACGATCCCGAAATTGGATTGAATGTGGTTGATTTAGGATTGGTTTACGAATTGCAATTTGAAGAAGATACACAAAAAATAATTTGTACCATGACGCTTACTACAGAATTTTGCCCCATGGGCGAATCTATTACCAGCGATGTAACACATTCGCTTCAGCAATCTTTTGCCAGTTACCAAATTGAGGTAAACCTTATTTTTGAACCCCATTGGAATGTAAATATGGTTTCGGATGAAGGCCGTGAATTTTTAGGAAGATAA
- a CDS encoding Rrf2 family transcriptional regulator, with protein sequence MLSLSCKAAIKSVIFLGSKYETGEKFSIKDIASHINENEHTIGKILQKLVKYKIIFSSKGPNGGFYITEKQTNQPIIKIVEAIDGQEIFKQCGLGLAKCSESHPCPFHTDFKPVRELFKKMCEEKKIIDLYLNVNEGFAYLTG encoded by the coding sequence ATGTTAAGTTTAAGTTGTAAAGCAGCAATAAAATCAGTGATTTTCCTTGGATCAAAATATGAAACCGGGGAAAAATTCAGTATAAAAGATATAGCAAGCCACATTAATGAAAACGAACACACGATTGGAAAAATTTTACAAAAACTGGTGAAATATAAAATCATTTTTAGTTCCAAAGGCCCCAATGGTGGGTTTTACATTACCGAAAAACAAACCAACCAACCCATTATTAAAATTGTAGAAGCCATAGACGGGCAGGAAATTTTTAAACAATGTGGTTTAGGTCTTGCAAAATGTTCTGAGTCACATCCATGCCCTTTTCACACTGATTTTAAACCTGTGAGGGAATTATTTAAAAAAATGTGCGAAGAGAAAAAAATTATTGATTTATACCTTAATGTAAATGAAGGCTTCGCATATCTTACAGGCTAA
- a CDS encoding SDR family NAD(P)-dependent oxidoreductase, whose protein sequence is MKKIAVITGANGNLGKSVAEKFIKEGYFVIGIVHHKTLQPVFSNTDYEEWELDLLQEEKCNEAILLIIKKYEKIDVAVLTAGGFAMGDIGETSSSAIFKQYQLNFETAYHIARPVFLQMIHQNTGRLFFIGSRAGSNFAHAKGVTAYALSKSLLFRLSELMNIEAKGKNVVSAVVVPGIIDTAQNRKEMPNADFTTWISPMQIASIIYFYASETAAAIREPIIKIYQHS, encoded by the coding sequence TTGAAAAAAATTGCAGTAATAACCGGCGCCAATGGCAACCTGGGCAAATCTGTTGCCGAAAAATTTATTAAGGAAGGATATTTTGTTATAGGAATTGTTCACCATAAAACATTGCAGCCGGTTTTTTCAAATACTGATTATGAAGAATGGGAATTAGACTTGCTGCAGGAAGAGAAATGCAACGAAGCTATTTTATTGATTATTAAGAAATATGAAAAAATTGATGTAGCGGTTTTAACAGCCGGTGGATTTGCAATGGGCGATATTGGCGAAACTTCATCTTCAGCTATTTTTAAACAATACCAGTTAAATTTTGAAACCGCTTACCATATTGCCCGCCCGGTTTTTTTGCAAATGATACATCAAAATACAGGCCGCCTTTTTTTTATTGGCTCAAGAGCCGGCAGTAATTTTGCCCATGCCAAAGGAGTTACCGCTTATGCATTATCAAAATCACTCCTGTTCCGTTTATCAGAGCTGATGAATATAGAAGCAAAAGGAAAAAATGTAGTAAGTGCAGTAGTTGTTCCGGGCATTATAGATACCGCTCAAAACAGGAAAGAAATGCCCAATGCAGATTTTACAACCTGGATAAGCCCCATGCAAATTGCCAGTATTATTTATTTTTATGCATCAGAAACCGCTGCTGCTATCAGGGAGCCTATTATAAAAATTTATCAGCATTCTTAA
- the acnA gene encoding aconitate hydratase AcnA, which produces MVYSKAKSKQEISIENKKYHFSSIKNLSQNIEHLPFCIRILLENELRNYDGFSITDEHVDTLLNWVPQPPDKDIPFKPARILMQDFTGVPAVVDMASLRAEFIRHGKDGQKINPAIPVDLVIDHSVQVDYYGTDYSYDKNVELEFERNKERYELLKWAQKGLSNFTVVPPGMGICHQVNLEYLAQGITSRDGWLFPDTLVGTDSHTPMVNGIGVIAWGVGGIEAEAAMLGQPIFFSCPEVVGLKLSGKIPDQCTATDMVLSITRLLRDKGVVGKFVEVFGEGLNHLTVTDRATISNMSPEFGCTVTYFPIDGRTLEYMKATNRSEEQIAIVEAYCKENLLWRTGNEKIQYSSVVELNLATLEPTVSGPKRPQDKIFVKDLAQKFTEILKEEHKRNYQHQTQRKESAWLMEGGSGTEFTFGKVPISGESLAEVIPEDSLFSVRIKQKNKEFVISDGSIVIAAITSCTNTSNPAVMVGAGLLARNAVEKGLRTKSWVKTSLAPGSKVVTKYLERSGLSTDLEALRFHTVGYGCTSCIGNSGPLPPAIATAVDKGDLVVASVLSGNRNFEARVHPQVKMNFLMSPMLVVAYALTGRVDIDLINDPIDYDPNGQPVFLKDIWPSREEIQKTINECMKQGDFKEVYDVIFDGSDDWKNLQVNLDQDFEWNKNSTYIKEAPFFENLAATPQKVSEISQARVLLYLGDSVTTDHISPAGSFKEDSAAGVYLKANGIAKEDFNSYGSRRGNHEVMMRGSFANVRIKNKITDIEGGFSRYFPTNEVKTVYDTAMEYQKTNTPLIILAGKEYGSGSSRDWAAKGTFLLGVKAVIAESFERIHRSNLVGMGVAPLVFVNGQNATSLELDGTETFTISGLAENLRPHKMLNVKAIHPLGKETNFTVEARLDSAIEIEYYKNQGILQYVLREYLIKYK; this is translated from the coding sequence ATGGTATATTCAAAGGCAAAATCAAAACAGGAAATTTCAATAGAAAATAAAAAATACCACTTCAGTTCAATTAAAAATTTATCACAAAATATTGAACACCTGCCATTCTGTATTCGCATACTTTTAGAAAATGAATTAAGGAATTATGATGGCTTCAGTATAACAGATGAACACGTTGATACTTTATTAAATTGGGTACCGCAACCACCCGATAAAGACATCCCATTTAAACCAGCCAGAATTTTAATGCAGGATTTTACCGGCGTTCCGGCAGTAGTGGATATGGCTTCGTTGCGTGCCGAATTTATAAGACATGGCAAAGATGGGCAAAAAATAAACCCGGCTATTCCGGTTGATTTAGTAATAGACCATTCGGTACAGGTAGATTATTACGGCACCGATTATTCTTATGATAAAAATGTGGAGCTGGAATTTGAACGCAATAAAGAACGTTATGAATTATTAAAATGGGCACAAAAAGGGTTATCTAATTTTACCGTAGTACCTCCTGGCATGGGCATTTGCCACCAGGTAAACCTGGAATATTTAGCACAGGGTATTACCAGTAGGGATGGTTGGCTGTTTCCCGATACTTTGGTAGGCACCGATTCTCACACACCAATGGTAAATGGAATTGGGGTAATTGCATGGGGCGTTGGCGGTATTGAAGCAGAAGCAGCGATGCTGGGCCAACCGATATTTTTTTCCTGCCCGGAAGTTGTAGGATTAAAACTTTCCGGAAAAATTCCCGATCAATGCACCGCTACAGATATGGTACTTTCTATCACCCGGCTTCTGAGAGATAAGGGCGTTGTAGGAAAATTTGTTGAAGTATTTGGAGAAGGCTTAAATCATTTAACGGTTACCGACCGTGCTACCATCAGCAATATGTCCCCTGAGTTTGGTTGCACCGTTACTTACTTTCCTATAGATGGGCGCACATTGGAATATATGAAAGCAACCAACCGGAGTGAAGAACAAATTGCCATTGTAGAAGCCTACTGTAAAGAAAATTTATTGTGGAGAACCGGCAATGAAAAAATACAATACTCATCCGTTGTTGAATTGAACCTTGCTACTTTGGAACCCACGGTTTCTGGGCCCAAACGTCCGCAGGATAAAATTTTTGTAAAAGACCTTGCCCAAAAATTTACTGAAATTTTAAAAGAAGAACATAAAAGGAATTATCAACACCAAACACAAAGAAAAGAATCGGCCTGGCTTATGGAAGGTGGTTCTGGAACAGAATTTACCTTTGGCAAAGTTCCCATTAGTGGCGAAAGCCTTGCAGAAGTTATTCCAGAAGATTCTTTGTTTTCGGTACGCATCAAGCAAAAAAATAAAGAATTTGTAATTAGCGATGGCAGTATTGTAATTGCCGCTATTACCAGTTGCACCAATACTTCAAACCCTGCGGTAATGGTGGGTGCAGGTTTACTGGCAAGAAATGCCGTAGAAAAAGGCCTGCGCACAAAATCCTGGGTAAAAACATCGCTTGCACCGGGCTCAAAAGTAGTAACAAAATATTTAGAGCGATCAGGCTTATCAACAGATTTGGAAGCCTTGCGCTTTCATACCGTAGGTTATGGATGCACTTCCTGCATCGGAAACTCGGGCCCTTTGCCACCTGCAATTGCTACGGCTGTTGATAAAGGAGATTTGGTTGTTGCATCTGTGTTATCCGGCAACCGCAATTTTGAAGCAAGGGTACACCCACAGGTAAAAATGAATTTCTTAATGTCGCCTATGCTGGTAGTAGCCTATGCATTAACGGGCCGTGTAGATATTGACTTAATAAACGACCCTATTGATTACGACCCTAACGGACAACCGGTTTTCCTAAAAGATATTTGGCCGTCCAGAGAAGAAATTCAAAAAACTATTAACGAATGTATGAAGCAGGGAGATTTTAAAGAAGTATATGATGTAATTTTTGATGGGTCTGATGACTGGAAAAACCTCCAGGTAAATTTAGACCAGGATTTTGAGTGGAATAAAAATTCTACTTATATTAAAGAAGCGCCATTTTTCGAAAACCTTGCTGCAACACCTCAAAAGGTTTCGGAAATAAGCCAGGCAAGGGTATTATTGTATTTAGGCGATTCGGTTACTACCGATCATATTTCTCCTGCCGGTTCATTTAAAGAAGATTCTGCAGCTGGTGTTTACCTAAAAGCAAATGGAATAGCCAAAGAAGATTTTAATTCCTACGGCTCAAGAAGGGGAAACCATGAAGTAATGATGCGTGGCTCATTTGCCAATGTGCGCATTAAAAATAAAATTACCGATATAGAAGGCGGCTTCAGCAGGTATTTTCCAACTAATGAAGTAAAAACTGTTTATGATACCGCAATGGAATACCAAAAAACTAATACGCCTTTAATTATTTTGGCTGGCAAAGAATATGGCTCCGGCTCTTCAAGAGACTGGGCAGCAAAAGGTACATTTTTATTAGGCGTAAAAGCCGTTATTGCCGAAAGTTTTGAACGCATCCACAGAAGCAACTTAGTAGGAATGGGTGTTGCCCCTTTAGTATTTGTTAATGGCCAAAACGCAACTTCATTGGAATTAGACGGAACCGAAACCTTTACCATCAGTGGGTTAGCCGAAAATTTAAGACCCCATAAAATGCTCAATGTAAAAGCAATCCACCCTTTGGGCAAAGAAACTAATTTTACTGTAGAAGCCAGGCTGGATTCTGCAATAGAAATAGAATACTATAAAAACCAGGGGATACTGCAGTATGTACTAAGGGAATATTTAATAAAATATAAATAG
- a CDS encoding carboxymuconolactone decarboxylase family protein: MNIRKAIKEADPTAFEAMLVLENYGKTCTLNPLYKELIKIRASQINGCAYCLDMHTQDALKMGESARRIFAMAVWYESHLFTEEERTLLKLTDEVTKISETGVNDSTYNKTVELFGEKITAQIIMLIVIINAWNRIAVSTKQIYSA; encoded by the coding sequence ATGAATATTAGAAAAGCAATTAAGGAAGCTGACCCTACAGCTTTTGAAGCAATGCTGGTTTTAGAAAACTATGGCAAAACCTGTACCCTTAACCCATTATATAAAGAATTAATAAAAATCAGGGCTTCGCAAATAAATGGTTGTGCCTATTGCCTGGATATGCATACCCAGGATGCATTAAAAATGGGTGAGAGCGCAAGAAGGATTTTTGCAATGGCAGTTTGGTATGAGTCGCATCTATTTACTGAGGAAGAAAGAACTTTATTAAAACTAACAGATGAGGTTACAAAAATTTCTGAAACCGGAGTAAACGATAGCACCTATAATAAAACCGTTGAATTATTTGGTGAAAAAATAACTGCACAAATCATAATGCTCATCGTAATTATAAATGCATGGAACAGGATTGCAGTTTCCACAAAACAAATTTACAGTGCGTAA
- the upp gene encoding uracil phosphoribosyltransferase, translating to MQQVNNLSTEHSLISNWVSELRDVEVQPDRMRFRRNLERIAEVIGYEISKQLEWETKDVNTPMGTSECKVLKQQPVLATILRAGLAMHNGLLNYFDKADNAFLSAYRKHNADGSFEINLEYMSCPELAGRVVIISDPMLATGASLVKSIQYLKEEGEIKELHIVCGIACTVGIEYVLRNEPKAIIWCGDIDDELTAKGYIVPGLGDAGDLAYGVKLQN from the coding sequence ATGCAGCAGGTAAACAATTTAAGTACCGAACACTCTTTAATCAGCAACTGGGTAAGTGAACTCAGGGATGTGGAAGTGCAGCCTGACAGGATGCGCTTTCGCAGAAATTTGGAACGTATTGCCGAAGTAATTGGTTATGAAATAAGCAAGCAACTGGAATGGGAAACCAAAGATGTCAACACACCCATGGGTACTTCAGAATGTAAGGTGCTGAAGCAACAACCCGTTTTGGCAACTATTTTAAGAGCTGGCCTTGCTATGCACAATGGCTTGCTTAATTATTTTGACAAGGCAGACAATGCATTTTTAAGCGCTTACCGCAAACACAATGCCGACGGCAGTTTTGAAATAAACCTGGAATATATGAGCTGTCCAGAACTGGCTGGCAGGGTAGTTATCATTAGCGATCCAATGCTGGCTACCGGTGCATCGTTGGTAAAATCCATTCAGTACTTAAAAGAAGAAGGTGAAATAAAAGAACTGCATATTGTATGTGGTATTGCCTGTACAGTGGGCATCGAATATGTATTGAGAAACGAGCCAAAAGCCATTATTTGGTGTGGCGATATTGATGATGAATTAACGGCAAAAGGTTATATCGTTCCCGGCCTTGGTGATGCCGGCGATTTAGCTTATGGAGTTAAATTGCAGAATTAA
- a CDS encoding PorP/SprF family type IX secretion system membrane protein: MIMRKFVSAIILLFLSVALQAQDPHFSQFFSSPLTLNPAFTGKFSGTWRLAANHRDQWPSIPKAYVTTSASFDMAILKSRIPEGDVFGVGISGVSDQSANNTLKLNYGSLSLSYHKALDDDGYNTIGAGFQGTYSSLGIDVTKLTFEDELTQNGFQPGTSPDVINIALNGKNRNYIDVNAGILFSGSTDGENNYYLGVSMYHINRPKVSFLDKSWYLTGRVTLHGGGTLPLSDVVSLSGSVIHQIQNKASETLVGAAVGLNPSPGSENPVNVYVGSWVRFKDAIIPYVGLEFGSLRIGASYDINTSGLKAATSSRGGSEFSVIFIKREPGYTGIPCPRF; this comes from the coding sequence GTGATAATGAGAAAATTCGTTTCTGCTATAATTTTATTGTTCCTGTCCGTTGCTCTTCAGGCACAAGACCCACATTTTAGCCAGTTTTTTTCTTCGCCTTTAACATTAAACCCTGCTTTTACAGGTAAATTTTCAGGCACCTGGAGGTTAGCGGCTAATCATAGAGACCAATGGCCTTCAATACCCAAGGCCTATGTTACTACAAGCGCATCTTTTGATATGGCTATTTTAAAAAGCCGTATCCCCGAAGGAGATGTTTTTGGAGTAGGGATTTCCGGCGTTAGCGACCAAAGCGCAAATAATACCCTTAAATTAAATTACGGCTCCCTCTCACTTTCATATCACAAGGCATTGGATGATGATGGTTACAATACCATCGGCGCTGGTTTTCAAGGTACATACAGCAGCCTGGGTATTGATGTTACCAAACTCACTTTTGAAGACGAACTTACACAAAACGGTTTTCAGCCGGGCACTTCGCCTGATGTAATTAATATTGCATTAAACGGTAAAAACAGGAATTATATTGATGTAAATGCCGGTATTTTATTTTCTGGCTCTACCGATGGTGAAAATAATTACTACCTCGGCGTTTCCATGTATCATATTAACAGGCCCAAAGTAAGTTTTTTAGATAAAAGCTGGTATTTAACAGGCCGTGTAACCTTGCATGGCGGTGGCACCCTTCCGCTTTCTGATGTGGTTTCATTAAGTGGTTCTGTAATTCATCAAATACAAAACAAAGCCAGCGAAACACTTGTAGGTGCTGCTGTTGGCCTCAATCCATCTCCAGGCTCAGAAAACCCTGTAAATGTATATGTAGGATCTTGGGTAAGGTTTAAGGATGCCATCATCCCTTATGTAGGCCTGGAATTTGGCAGCCTTAGAATTGGTGCAAGCTACGATATTAATACCAGCGGTTTAAAAGCGGCTACCAGCAGCCGGGGCGGTTCGGAGTTTTCTGTAATCTTTATTAAAAGAGAACCCGGTTATACCGGTATCCCCTGCCCCAGGTTTTAA
- a CDS encoding DNA-3-methyladenine glycosylase: MQLLPIKYFESTKVLQIAEELLGTIIVTHINNEVTSGIIVETEAYAGVTDKASHAYKGRRTPRNETMYARGGTVYVYICYGIHDMLNIVTNKENTPDAILIRAIEPIEGMEIMQQRTGKFFTDTTITRGPGNVAKALGIRKLHDGINLQNGAIKIYRNNTVQHFASLTGKGNRIGMETAGEAAKLPYRFFVKDNKYVSRPNK; encoded by the coding sequence ATGCAGCTTTTGCCCATAAAATATTTTGAAAGTACCAAAGTGCTGCAAATTGCCGAAGAACTATTGGGAACAATTATAGTTACTCATATTAATAATGAAGTAACCAGTGGAATAATTGTTGAAACGGAAGCTTATGCAGGAGTTACCGACAAGGCGTCTCATGCTTATAAAGGTAGAAGAACGCCGCGTAACGAAACCATGTATGCCAGGGGCGGAACTGTTTATGTGTATATCTGCTATGGAATACATGATATGCTGAATATTGTAACCAATAAAGAAAATACTCCCGATGCAATACTAATAAGGGCGATAGAACCCATTGAAGGAATGGAAATAATGCAGCAACGAACCGGAAAATTTTTTACAGATACTACCATAACCCGTGGCCCCGGTAATGTGGCAAAGGCATTGGGCATAAGAAAACTACATGATGGAATAAATTTGCAAAATGGCGCAATAAAAATTTACCGCAACAATACAGTACAACATTTTGCCTCTTTAACAGGTAAGGGCAATAGAATTGGCATGGAAACTGCAGGAGAAGCCGCAAAGTTACCTTACCGTTTTTTTGTAAAAGACAATAAATATGTGAGCAGGCCCAATAAATAA
- a CDS encoding EI24 domain-containing protein produces the protein MLKEIVIAIQSYREAHRFISRHRLWKWILIPGFLYTIMFIAGIWLFWVTSTEATQLLLNKTGIKEWLENLKNGWMNFLVIICQIIIWMVTLMFYFSLFKFIFLIIGSPLFSYLSEKTDAILTGKDFPFSLSKLMKDAWRAIKIAIRNILWQSLYMISLFLLSLIPLFGWVTPVVGLLVEFYYLGFSMLDYSSERNNLSASQSIQFIGRHKGLAIGNGLVFYLMHLLPVIGWLLAPSYAVIAATLSLHKARNEKIIIG, from the coding sequence ATGCTCAAGGAAATTGTAATTGCCATACAGTCTTACCGGGAAGCGCACCGGTTTATTTCCAGGCACAGGTTGTGGAAGTGGATTCTCATACCGGGATTTCTTTATACAATTATGTTTATTGCCGGTATATGGCTGTTTTGGGTTACCAGTACTGAGGCCACGCAACTTCTCTTAAATAAAACAGGAATTAAAGAATGGCTGGAAAATTTAAAAAACGGCTGGATGAATTTTTTGGTAATCATTTGCCAAATCATCATTTGGATGGTAACGTTAATGTTTTATTTTTCGTTGTTTAAATTTATTTTTCTCATTATTGGTTCCCCTTTATTTTCTTACCTAAGTGAAAAAACCGACGCCATCCTCACCGGGAAAGACTTTCCCTTTAGCTTATCAAAACTGATGAAAGATGCGTGGAGGGCTATTAAAATTGCCATAAGGAATATTCTTTGGCAATCGCTGTATATGATTAGCCTTTTTTTACTTTCTTTAATTCCTTTATTTGGCTGGGTAACACCGGTTGTTGGGCTTTTAGTGGAATTTTACTACTTAGGCTTCAGTATGCTCGATTACAGCAGTGAGCGCAATAACCTTAGCGCTTCACAAAGTATCCAATTTATAGGAAGGCATAAAGGCCTTGCCATAGGTAATGGTTTGGTTTTTTATTTGATGCACCTGCTGCCGGTAATTGGCTGGCTTTTAGCGCCAAGTTATGCAGTAATAGCTGCCACGCTAAGCCTGCATAAAGCCCGAAATGAAAAAATAATTATTGGATGA
- a CDS encoding SAM-dependent methyltransferase, whose product MSIVYLIPSLLAEDAIETIPLYVINAIEGCQVIFAENERTARRFLKKIKKEIVIDQFEWFTIHNREEMETVNFRQKIKENKNIAIISEAGCPGVADPGQLLVCIAQEMNCIIKPLVGPNAILLALMASGLNGQHFEFYGYLPVDNEKRAKKIKELTLDSQKNNSTKIFIETPYRNQQLLDAFLNNCKPFSRLCIAANLTSPQEWVKTKSIAQWKKEMPQLNKQPVIFLLQWQ is encoded by the coding sequence ATGAGCATTGTATATTTAATCCCTTCTTTACTGGCAGAGGATGCCATTGAAACCATACCGCTTTATGTAATTAATGCCATTGAAGGGTGCCAGGTAATTTTTGCCGAAAATGAACGTACAGCAAGGAGGTTTTTAAAAAAAATAAAAAAAGAAATTGTTATTGACCAGTTTGAATGGTTTACAATTCACAACCGTGAGGAAATGGAAACCGTTAATTTTCGGCAAAAAATAAAAGAAAATAAAAATATTGCTATCATAAGTGAAGCCGGTTGCCCGGGAGTAGCCGATCCCGGGCAACTACTGGTATGTATTGCACAGGAAATGAATTGTATCATTAAGCCGCTTGTGGGCCCAAATGCAATTTTACTGGCTTTAATGGCCAGCGGGCTAAATGGGCAGCATTTTGAATTTTATGGCTACCTGCCGGTTGACAACGAAAAAAGGGCAAAAAAAATAAAGGAATTGACATTGGATTCCCAAAAAAATAACAGCACTAAAATATTTATTGAAACCCCTTACCGCAACCAGCAGTTATTAGATGCTTTTTTAAATAATTGCAAACCCTTTAGCCGCTTATGCATTGCGGCAAATCTTACCTCACCGCAGGAATGGGTGAAAACAAAAAGCATAGCCCAATGGAAAAAAGAAATGCCACAATTGAATAAACAACCCGTAATTTTTTTATTGCAGTGGCAGTAG